The following coding sequences lie in one Pan paniscus chromosome X, NHGRI_mPanPan1-v2.0_pri, whole genome shotgun sequence genomic window:
- the LOC117977590 gene encoding putative deoxyribonuclease TATDN2, which translates to MASLEEGIYSLKINSKRSSYNSMNPQFTAGSEGQNETEEPNKFQNRKGRPQDSGSSLSLSVLQEILGDDIPKVKEGAVISSQSDLGECPYCGERPARNATIFAPQKEKESAPEMSSSCDKRVTVNPPEKFSEGRPKKQNTLICEKCSQPSNFLDDYNPDVIIQKQLSNQSRVICEKSSPPLNVPDNYNSHSVIQKRKEKMAIERPSSGSDWSDVGGTTVIFSEEKPFSLCLPVVSEPPYYATDYTTFPPHYSPWHDYTSSWLSSTKSSCYPSLGSSSNTLQAGKSSCSSSSRSNNNIFQGERSSHQSFLSDYSTNFPASSENTSRDLKMTEEGRSKNSSLFYYSRNVEAEAKEERVYQEETLGHPYGGRASSFPPRTIWQPEQPGFIDTHCHLDLLYSRLPFKGTFTKFRKIYSNTFPKEFQGCISCFCNPQNLSGNLWEDQLKDDLVWGVFGCRPHFAHYYNNYQEGNILKALRHPKAVAFGEMGLDYSSKCTTHIPEQQKVFKRLLRLAVSLKKPMMIHCREADEDLLHILKKYVPSDHKIHRHCFTGSYSVIEPLLNHFPNLYVGFTAILTYSSAGQARETVRKIPLERIIVETDAPFFLPRWVPKSYCQYAHPGLALHTVREIARIKDVSLSHTLTVLRENTHRLYHL; encoded by the coding sequence ATGGCTTCTCTGGAGGAGGGCATCTACAGCCTTAAAATTAATTCCAAacgtagctcctataattccatGAACCCTCAATTTACAGCTGGAAGTGAGGGTCAAAATGAAACTGAGGAACCAAACAAGTTCCAGAACAGGAAGGGTAGACCTCAAGATAGTGGCTCTTCATTGTCTCTGAGCGTTCTCCAGGAGATCCTGGGAGATGACATTCCAAAAGTAAAGGAAGGGGCTGTCATTAGTTCACAATCAGACCTAGGAGAGTGTCCCTACTGTGGAGAAAGACCAGCCAGGAATGCCACTATCTTTGCtcctcaaaaagagaaagagtcaGCCCCAGAAATGAGCAGCTCCTGTGACAAGAGGGTGACTGTTAATCCTCCTGAGAAATTCAGTGAGGGGCgacctaaaaaacaaaatacactcATTTGTGAAAAATGCTCTCAGCCTTCAAATTTTCTGGATGACTATAACCCCGATGTAATAATCCAAAAGCAACTTAGCAACCAAAGTAGAGTCATTTGTGAAAAAAGCTCTCCGCCTTTAAATGTTCCGGATAACTATAACTCCCATTCAGTAATTCAAAAGCGCAAAGAAAAGATGGCAATTGAGCGCCCCTCTTCAGGGAGTGACTGGTCTGATGTAGGTGGAACCACAGTCATATTCTCTGAAGAGAAGCcattctcactgtgtcttccTGTAGTGTCAGAGCCTCCATACTACGCCACTGACTACACCACTTTTCCACCTCATTATAGTCCTTGGCATGACTACACCAGCTCTTGGCTCAGCAGTACCAAGTCTTCTTGCTATCCCTCCTTGGGCAGCAGCAGTAACACATTGCAGGCTGGGAAGAGCAgctgtagcagcagcagcagaagcaacAACAACATATTCCAGGGTGAGAGGAGCAGCCACCAGAGCTTCCTGAGTGATTATTCCACCAATTTTCCAGCGAGCTCCGAAAACACATCCAGAGATCTGAAGATGACAGAGGAAGGCAGATCCAAGAATTCTTCCTTATTTTACTACTCCAGAAATGTGGAAGCAGAGGCGAAGGAGGAGAGAGTATATCAAGAGGAGACATTAGGACATCCTTATGGAGGACGTGCATCTAGCTTTCCGCCAAGGACCATCTGGCAGCCAGAGCAACCGGGTTTCATTGATACCCACTGTCATTTAGACTTGCTATATTCCAGGCTGCCTTTCAAAGGCACCTTTACcaaattcagaaaaatttatAGCAACACCTTCCCCAAGGAGTTTCAGGGCTGCATTTCTTGCTTCTGCAATCCTCAAAACCTAAGTGGTAACctgtgggaggatcagttgaaagATGATCTGGTTTGGGGGGTCTTTGGCTGTCGCCCTCATTTTGCCCATTATTATAACAACTATcaagaaggaaatattttaaaagccttaCGACACCCCAAGGCTGTGGCATTCGGCGAAATGGGCTTGGATTACTCCAGTAAGTGCACCACGCATATCCCAGAGCAGCAGAAAGTATTTAAGAGACTGCTGCGGCTGGCCGTCTCTCTAAAGAAGCCCATGATGATCCACTGCCGAGAAGCCGATGAAGACCTACTGCACATCTTGAAAAAATACGTGCCCTCTGACCACAAGATACATCGCCATTGCTTCACTGGGAGTTACTCAGTCATCGAGCCCCTGTTGAACCACTTTCCCAACCTGTATGTGGGCTTCACGGCAATTCTGACTTACTCTTCTGCTGGGCAAGCCCGAGAAACTGTGAGAAAGATCCCGCTAGAGAGAATTATTGTAGAAACCGAtgctcccttcttcctccctcgcTGGGTTCCCAAAAGCTATTGCCAGTATGCCCACCCAGGCCTGGCCCTGCATACTGTGCGAGAGATTGCCAGAATCAAAGATGTGTCGCTCTCCCACACCTTGACCGTCTTGCGGGAGAACACCCATCGCCTCTAccatctttaa